The following DNA comes from Winogradskyella sp. PG-2.
GTTTCAAGACAGTTTGTTTTATGATATTTCGGCATGGACATTTCCTTTAGCTTTTAATTTAGATTATACTGAAACCACTACTAAAAATGCTGGTGATTTAGTTGAAGATTTACAACATTTAAAAGGAGGTGTAAATTCTAAAAGTGAATATGCTTATTTATTTGAATGGAATGAATATTATTCTCCAAAGCTTTTGAATCAGATTTTAAAGAAAGGCTTGAGAGCTAAAGTGAGTATGAAAACATTTAAAGCAAATGGCAAGTCATATGATTACGGAACTATTATGATTCCGGCAAAAAATCAGGATATGACAACTTCAGAAATCTATAATTACTTAAATAATCAAGCTCAAGAAAGTTACATTAAAATTGATGCGGTTTCAACAGGTTTGAATGAAGGTATTGACTTAGGTAGCCGTAATTTTAGAGCATTAGAACTACCTAAGATTGCGCTATTAGTTGGTGATGGTATGACATCTTATGATGCTGGTGAAATATGGCACTTGTTAGATACACGCTATGATATTATTGCTACAAAATTAGATACTAAAAGTTTCCGTAGAGCAGATTTAAGTCGTTACAATACTATTGTTATGGTTAATTCTTCATCAGGACTTAATGAGAGTAATACTAAAAAATTAAAAGCGTGGCTTCAAGATGGTGGTACTTTAGTAGCTTACAGAAACGCTTTAAAATATCTTAAAACAAAAGAACTTCTGAAAGCTGATTTTAAGAAAAATAAAATGACTGCTAAAAATGTCACTTTCGAAGAACGAGGAGACTATAGAGGAGCACAAGTTATAGGTGGTGCTATTTTTGATACAGACTTAGACCGTTCTCATCCTATAAATTTTGGTTATCAAAATGACAAACTGGCGATGTTTAGAAATACAACCTTGTTTATGAAAGCTGACAAAAACAGTTATAACAACCCTATTCAATACACAAAAAAACCTTTATTAAGTGGTTATATTTCTGAAGAAAACCTAGATAGTATTAGTAGTACAGTACCTTTAAAAATAGCAGGAGTTGGTCGCGGAACCATTGTTGCATTTACAGATAATACAAATTTTAGAGCCTTTTGGTATGGCACTAATAAGTTGTTGATGAATGCTATTTTCTTTAGGGATGAATTTTGATGTCATTGCAAGTATGTGATAAATGAATGATAATTCAATTAAGACACTTGCATACCATTTTTAACCTTAGTTTCAGGATGTAGAAGAAAAACATCATCTTCTTTTACAGCTCCCATAACCAAACACTCACTCATAAAATTAGCTATCTGCTTTTTAGGAAAGTTAACTACGGCAATAATTTGTCGATTTTTTAAGCCGTCTTTACTGTACTGTGTTGTAATCTGTGCAGAGGACTTCTTAACGCCTAAATCACCAAAATCAATTGTAAGTTGATATGCAGGCTTTCTGGCATTTGGAAAATCACTAACCTCAATAATAGTTCCAATACGTAAATCTACCTTTGTAAAGTCTTCAAATGTTATTATATTATCCATAGTTTAAAACTAATAAATTAAAACGATATAAATAGCATGGCATTAACACCTTCAAATATGTTGCCTTTAGGCACCAAAGCACCAGATTTTGATTTGTTAGATACAAAGGATGGACTACAAAAGTCTTTATCATATCTCAAAGGAAATACTGGAACATTAGTTATGTTTATTTGTAACCACTGCCCTTTTGTAGTTCATGTCAATGCCCAACTGGTTGCTTTGTCAAATGATTACGTCACTAAAGGGATAAACTGTATAGCAATTTCTAGTAATGACGCTATAAACTATCCTCAAGATGGACCAGAACAAATGAAACAACATGCCAAAGACAATCACTACCCTTTTCCGTATTTATACGATGAAACTCAAGACGTAGCAAAAGCTTACGATGCTGCATGTACACCAGATTTCTTTTTATTTGATGTTAATTTAGAGCTCGTTTACACAGGTCAATTTGATGACTCAAGACCAGGAAATGGAATTCCTGTAACTGGCAAAGATTTAAGAAATGCATTTGATGCTTTGATTAATGGTAAAACTATAAATTCTAACCAAAAACCTAGTATGGGTTGTAATATTAAGTGGGAGTAAAAATTTAAGTTGACACAAGAAAAAGAAAATAAAAAGAATAGAAAAACAATATCATTAAACAATTCTGAGGTATTAACTTTCTTCTTTATACCATTTGGCTT
Coding sequences within:
- a CDS encoding thioredoxin family protein codes for the protein MALTPSNMLPLGTKAPDFDLLDTKDGLQKSLSYLKGNTGTLVMFICNHCPFVVHVNAQLVALSNDYVTKGINCIAISSNDAINYPQDGPEQMKQHAKDNHYPFPYLYDETQDVAKAYDAACTPDFFLFDVNLELVYTGQFDDSRPGNGIPVTGKDLRNAFDALINGKTINSNQKPSMGCNIKWE
- a CDS encoding tRNA-binding protein: MDNIITFEDFTKVDLRIGTIIEVSDFPNARKPAYQLTIDFGDLGVKKSSAQITTQYSKDGLKNRQIIAVVNFPKKQIANFMSECLVMGAVKEDDVFLLHPETKVKNGMQVS